The genomic window CAGGGCCCCCGGCGACCCTGGGCCGCAGCGGCGCCGTGGGCGGGGGTGCGCGGGGAGCGGCAGGAGGCGGGTTGGACCCTGCGCAtgcgcggcgcggcgcggcgctgGGCATAAAAGGGCGGTCGGGGAGGCGCGGGAGAAGCGCTGGGACGGCGGGAAGCGAGGGAGGAAGCTGAGCCGAGTGCGGGGACGAAGCCTTTGGTTCCTTTCCTTTACAGCACCGaccctcctttcccagctgtCGCCGCCATGGTGAAGATCGTGGGCAGCCTGGTGAGTCCGATGGGCGAGGCGGCCATGTCCTTTCGCTGTGAGAGGAGCGGACGGCGGGACGAGCATCACTCCCCGGCGGGCAGGCGGACGAACGGGGAAGGAGCGCTGACAGGGGCAGCTTGGCAGGCGGGGGACAGTgctcaggctgctctgggctctcgAGAGGCCTTGGCCTACGGGAGATGGCGGGTGAGAGCCCGTGTGCTGCCCGGGCAGGCGGAGCCTGCTTCGCCCATGCGGGAACGGGGGAAGCTGCGCGGAGGGCTCAGCCCGACCAGAGGTTGGGAACAAATAACTGCGCGACTTGAGGCTTTGGGGAGGTGATGCAATTTCACGTTATGACGGGATGTTGCTCACAGCACTTTAAAGTCTTAAGGAAAAGGTTTCGTTTCTCAAGCGGATAGCAGGGTACTACAGCGACTGGAGAAGAGGACACAGTTTTAAACTTCgtcaggggagatttaggttggacattagcAGGAATTTCTTAAAAGAGAGGGTGATTTGGCGTTGGAATGGGCTTCGCAGGAAGGTGGTTGAGTCACCGTCCTCGCAGATGTTTAAAGAAGAGCTGGacgtggcactgagtgccatggtGTGGTTGACAGTGTGGTGTTGGGTCACagcttggactcgatgatctcggGGGTCTTTTCCGACTTGACTTGAAAGGAACTGCTAGAGCCCATTCCCTATGTTTAAACAGCAGGAGTTGCTGGCATAAGAAGTATTTCCCTTGTTATGGTGCTGTCTGACATACTCACAACCCTAATGCAGCACATCACTGTTTGGATGGTTCTGTGAATACAAACACATCTGTGGCTCTGAGATACAAAATAGTAAGAAAACCTAGACACATGGAGAATACCCTGCTGGTGATGAAATAGTATGTGATCTTGTGCACAGCAGCTGATGTGGTTGATAGACAACAACAGAGTATTTGTTAGCTGTAACTTAGGAACCCAAGTCTCAAAAAATATTCTCCATGCAAACTTAGCAAGCTCttcatttcaggaaaaatcCTGTTGGGCTAATCTCACCTTTTTGAACTTGCAATCTGGTGCAAGTGTCAGTTTGATCTCATTTTCAGGCATCTGCAAGTGATGATGTGTGGGCATCCTGTAAGGCCCCAAAAAGTCGCTCAGCAAGGTCTTTAACAGTGCTTACAGTTAACAGGTCTTTAACAGGGCTCAGTTACTGAGTTAGACACGGGAGAAATACTGTCAAGATATTCTCAAGAggtcaaaacaacaaaaaagactTTACTGGCAACTTTAGAAAATCAGAGAACTTTGGCAAAAGGTTTTGTATAACATTCAGTCAACATAAAACACTTCTCAAAGCATTAACTTAGGCCATTCGACTTAGCAAACTCTAAACCTGTTTGATTTTAAGTCACTCAAAAATTCTGAGAGGAGAGacttagaagaagaaaaagatagaAAAGACATTAAGAAGGGCACATACAGTTAATAACTGCTGGGTCCTAGCAGTGTTCAGCTGATAGAAATTCCAAGAGGAGGTAGGGTCAAGACATATGCTTTGCAGCATGTTTGGCCTTAAATACCCCTTGCCTATAGTGTACCCATGATTGGTGGACACTGTGTCTGAGATACAGGCTCTCGGGATGGGGGGTGTGCATTGCCTCACCAGAGCAAGGCCTGACCTGCCCCTTCCCCTAGGCATTTGCACCTCAAAATGTTTTGAGACCTCAGTCTTTCCAGTCTCTCACACATCCAAGTTTGTGTTCTAGGCTGTGCTGTTCTACAGTCAGttcattttataaatgaaaGGCATGTCAGACCTCTCCCACTGGAGCACGAAAGTGTTGGGATCTGATACATAAATATACAAACTAACATTTGTGACCACAGCTCAAAAACCGGTAAGTGCACGAACCTCCTTAAGATGAGCGAAATGCCTTACCATTCAGGTCCTGAAGAGAGAATGGTGTGTTAATGCAACCTGGATTTGTTGTTCTGCTTTGTatctcttccctcttctctgTTTATGGTGCCACAGAAGGGGCAGACTTTTGGTGTAAGGGTTGAGGTTTTTGTTACACACAGGAACAGATTAAACATGGCAAGTCAAACCTGGCTGTGGAGGAAGAGCCTGCTCTAAGTTAGGTAGGCTTTCACTATCCTCCTAGCTATGAGCGTTGTAATAGTCTGCTGTAGTTAAAGCGAACTTTGGTTATGCATTCATGGAGAGTGTGAACTCAGCAGTCATGCTGACAACAGCATTTTAACATTAGTGACACCCAGAGTATTCAAGCGCAGTGCAGCTGGGATTTCTGGATTAATTCTGGTTTTCAGTAAAGCAGGTTTGTATACTTCTCTGATACAAAGGGGAAAACCCATTCTTGCACTGTCTGCAAGAGCTTCTATGAGTAAGAGCTAGGTAGATGtggtccttttccctgcacACCTCTTTAGAAATAGACTAGCTTCTGAAGAATGTCTACTTTCAGGGTGCTTGACTGATCCTTCTGTAGTACCTGCTATAGCACAGAAGGAGCTGTATTGGTCGTTTTTTAGTGGCCTTGAGATGAGCGACTAGTGTAACTTGTAAGAGGGTTTGACTGTGCAACATACTGCCTTTTATAGCCAAAGCTAATGGGGTGTATAAACTTAAAAAGCTGCCAAAGCTTTCCTCTTCATTCTAGCTGCCTCTCTTGTTATTTAAgttaaagaaaatgctgaaaatttgcAGCTTGTGCTGTAAGTGATAATTTTAGAAGTGGTGTGTGCTAGGGAGTTCAGGCAGTTAAACTTTGCTTTGTTTATGCTAgcttctgtatttaaaaaaacctcactaaATTACATAGTAACCATTGGCACTCAGCCGATGACTGGGCAAGTTCAAGGGTGACTTGATATGTGTTGAAAATAATGTTTACAACCAAGCTTTAATCAAATATGCCATATAGTGTGGACCTGTATTATCTgttgctgagagcagcagaCTCCTTTCAGCACCATCTGAAGGAGGCCAGCAGCCTCCTTTTTGAAGCACTACCTTGTGCTGGGAACCTCTGAGGCACTAGAGGCTTTCATTATTAGAGCTTCTTATTTGGCCCTAGGGAACAGATGCCTGCTACCAATGTGTTTGTTGAAGGTAGCATGCCCTTTTCTGCTGGACAACAATACAAGTAAAATGAGGTCTTGTGTGTGCTCAGGAAGGTTGTagttaaatatttaagaaaaaaaccaaacaacaacaagaaaaaaaaaaaaaaaacaccacaaggAACAAACCAATATTGACCAGCATGCTAGCTGAGGTTTCCCCCAGAGAGCTGCTACCTggagaaaatgctgtttaatAAAGCTGTCAGATCCTTTCAAAGTGTGACAAATAGTCTTGTGATGGGAGGTTCCCCTACTGGTAAAAGAGATTATTTAGTTTTTCATAAAAAATCTTGTCACTTTACAGTTAACATGAAAGACAACTAGCGAAGTCAGTTGGACAGGTCAAGCagcttggtttttgttttgctcctgCTACTGTCTTCCTTCCTCCAGGGAAATTAAGCTCACTAgaaaaattttcagaatttctcaCTAGTTTGATATTTAACTTGAAGGGGTAACACCTTTGGACCCAGCATCTCTTTTCACTGTCCTGCAGCAATTTTGGCTGATAGTAGAGATGATTTGCAGGGTAACACCTGATTTGTAGTCAGGACCAGGTCACCAGTGGTGAATGGTATATGTGACCAGCTGTAATTATGATGCTGTCCCACTTTCCCTTTGTTCTGTGCAATAGCAAACCTCAGGTGTGGCCATATGATGAACATGTTCTAAGGCTGGGCTTCCTTTTACAGAGTACAGTAATTTTATGCAGCTGGACAGGAGACTTAGGGGTTAAAAGAGGATGGTCTAACTGGCAGCTGTGGGAAGTGGATTCAGTACAGTAGTGATGTTACAGTGCAGAGGTCTGAGAAGCTATACCAAAAATCAGTAGCAGGATTTCAAGGCTGAAAGGAGTGAGGCTTGACTGAGGAACTTACGATATCATAAGtactgggagggagcagcaagTGTGGATTGCTGTGTACAGGGATATTAAACATTGTTGGTGGGAATGAGCACAGGAATGCATACTATGTCAGTACAGGAGATGGGGAACCTAGGAAGACAGGAAAACTTAACTGTTCCTATCTCTTTGAGAATGAGAGTAGGTGGTGTGGAGTGTTACTACTGGTCTTGTAGAAAAGTAGACTGTGATTGTCCAAGATGCAAGGATAGAAAAACTAACATGGATACCGTGCCTCTGAAGAGAGCTACATGGGGAGGGGAAAAGTCTGTTAACAGGGAGATGTAATGCTGAGTGTATTTGAAGTTACAGGAAGCTGTGAAGACTTTCACATAGGCTTATGCATACATAAGAATGCTCATGCAGGATCTCTGCTTGTTAAATATATTCATGTCCAGTTTGACTTTGGCTCCTCAACTGTGTGACATTCTTTAGCTTACTAGAGTTGAGTCACAACTTATTGTGGCTGATTGCAGAAGCAGGTATGAATTAGTTAACCCCTGCACTGCAAAACCAACCCCTTTGTACATCTGGCAGTAACCATACTGCTTTCAGTCAGCTGTTGCTGACAGGACTCCAGTCCTTTGCTCCATTAAGTTGTGGGGGGACTAAAGCAGCTATCTTTTGAAGTTTATACTAACAGTTCTCCTGAAGCTTGATTGCCAAGACAACAAAGTTGAAAATTATTGAAGTGGCTTGTTCTTTCTTTGACAAACAGTATCAGAAAGTAGGTGATTAGCACTTTCTGCTTCTGCCTGAGATATTTGTTTGCCTTTTGCTAGCATGCAAgtatttattgcttttaatgTCTTTCAGTTCTGTTAAAGCTTTCACATTTTCACCAGCAAAAATGAGTAATGGCATGTAAGATGTTTAGTTCCAAGAAATATTGTCCAGAGATGATTCATGTGACTAATTGCAACACAGACTTGAAGACTCAGAAAAAGTATTGGTTGTTTACTTGTGTAGTCTGTATATGTAGCATTGCTTTGGCTAATGATGTCAAATGTGGGTTCACTTGGCAAAATAACTATCCTGTGAGGTTGCTTTTGAAAACAGGCTTTAGAGTAAAACTTTAGAGATAACATTTTAATGTTATCTATTGATTGGAAAAGTCACCAGAGTGGATGACTGTACAAAAGTTTGTGTCTGTCCTTTCCAAATTCTGCAGAGGAAAGTCTGTGCTGGACAAAGATGAAAGTCTTACTGCCAAGACAGAAATGAGAATATGGATTATAAAAAACTCTAAGGATCATATTTTGGGGATAACCTAGAGCTGTCAGAGTTGAGCATCATAACTAGAGAATTTCTAGCTTGTTTCCACAATTCAGTGAGTTTGAGCATTCTAGTTGTTTTCTAATTGGTGAGACACAAGACACTGACTGCTGCTAGCAGCAATGGAAACAATTCGTACTGAAGCACTTAGATGATGGTACAAATAACCCATTTAAGTGTTTAAGACTTGTCATAATGATTAGTGTGTTAGGTCTGAGAACAAGCCAGCATTGGGATTAGTCTTATATCCTTtaggaaagaaggggaaaataatcgtgttcctttttttttttttttttttttttttctctaggttGAATTTGAGGCAGAACTGAAATGTGCTGGTGACAAGCTTGTAATAGTTGATTTCTCTGCCACATGGTGTGGACCATGCAAAATGATCAAGCCATTTTATCATGTAAGttgtttttctgaatttatttctgcattaaatTGTATATACGTGTTTGTGTTGCTTGACAATAACGTGGTGGAAAGTTCCTTTTGCCTTATGTGATTGCCAGCATTTTCTGGAAACATGAGAAGTTGCAGAAGTATCTATTTTTAAGACTACCAAGTGAAATAGACTGACCACTGATATAGCTGGGAACTAATATGGAGTTTAGCTTTTGTCCCGGTGCTTACATACATTTTAGGTACATAGAGACCTGCCAGTTGCATTGTGACCTTCTGTACACCATTAATGTAACTTCTCCAGCTGTGTTTAGGTGGCTGTGTTATCTCCTGATAAGGTATGAGAAGCTGTAGCATCTTTTGGTGATCAGCTGAAAGCTGCAAGAGAAGGCCTTCCACCTGTTTCTTAGGATATTTGAGTCTGTGTGGGGAGAACATGTTTCCACAGACTCCTCCAGAAACAGTCTGCagcagaacagatttttttgctCTGGTAGTAAAATAGCTGCTTTAAGATAACAAAGCATGTTTCACTAGCAGTTTAAGCAGCACCAGCCTTTCCATTTATATGAATGCATCTTTTCAGGAAGCTTTCCTGGAACACTGTAACTACATagatctttttatttctttttagagTTTGTCTGAGAAGTATAGTGATGCGATATTCATAGAAATCGATGTGGATGATGCCCAGGTAAGATCTGGGGTGGTGCTGAGGAAGAACAGATAAGGACTTCCACACAAGTGACAGACAAGAATTCAAAATGTCTTCACACATATGAATCaaaagctgaaacaaaacaagagtTTACTTAAAGTTGAAAACACAAGTATTTAgctggaaagaattttttttttttttttttttttttttttttgcaggtaaCACCTGAACAAAACAAACTGTCTTGATTAATAGCACTCTCGAAGTCCTGTGGCATGTGTTGGGTAACTTGGAAGCAATGACCCTTTAGTTTGGGAGGGAGCATTAGTCTAAGGTCTTTAGCTGCTTCGATGCAATCTTCCTTAAACCTAATTGTTCACAACCTACTGATCTGTCTGGTCCCTCCACTGCTCTTGGCACTGTTTCCTCtttcatgaaaaatgaaattaggtCTTGAATTAAGTGCAATAAAATTGCTGTATTGCAGTTTCAACATAGTCAAATGTACCTGAAAAATATCACATGGAAGCCCAAGATTTGCCATAGGGCTCTTGAGTCTTACAAGCAGACATCTGTTTTGATGCAgaagtctgttttttttccaaacacagAGTACAGGTTAAGGTTTTTGCTATTGCATGAATTAAGTGTTGAAGAAGAGATCTTTAAGGCTTACTTCAGGGAGATGTTAACATTGCACTGGTTTTGCTAGTGATGAACTAGCAGAAATTCTTTTGCTTTATATTGAGCAGTAATGGCTTTACCCTGTTACCTAAACAGAAGTCAGCTAGAGTGGGTTCTAAATTTAACATCCTTAAGAATGCCCAGTTGAAGATGGTGTTTTATCTCTTCCAGGATGTTGCTTCACATTGTGATGTGAAGTGCATGCCAACGTTCCAGTTCTACAAGAATGGAAATAAGGTAGGCTCTGCCTTTTTGGAACTGGAGCAGGCAAGCTAAACACTTGAAAGAAGATTGGGAGTGTTGGACTACTTAGTCCTCTTTCTCTTGATTGTGTCTCTATGGTACCACTAGCATTAAGACACTCCTGAGAGCAAGCAAGTTGATCTTAGTACCGCAGCAAATTAAACCAGCAGTTAACTGGTGATGCAAACTGTGTTGTTCACAGATAGTGAACTGAGTTAGTTACAGGTTAATCTTACCTTAATCAGACAGTTTCATGAGAGACAGTGGGGTGAGATGTCTGTGTTAAGACTGCTGGTCTCTCTGCCTAGCACCCTGCCTTTTACTTGGTCGGTGTTTGTTATCTGGATGCAGCTTGTGTTGAAGCAGAGGCATGACTATAGGTGTCTATGGAATCCTGTCCAAACAGAAGTCTCTAACCTGGTTGAGGTTATATACAACAAACAGCTGTTTACTTTCTTTCACAGAAAGGCTGTATAACCTTTGAAGTGAAGGTCCTGACCCTGTTTAAGGACTGACCAGACCTCTTGTGTCTGCTCTGCCAAGAGATGGATGAGATGGGATGCAGAGGGTAGTTTGAGTAGCTCTCTGTCTGAACTTGCTGGGCTGAATATGTTGTCTTAGGCTTTTATTAGCTAAGCAAGCTGAAGGTAGGCTTTTCTAAAGGGAAACAGTACTTGGATGTAAGTTTCGTGGCCAAAGGCAATGGAATTGCACCTTGGGTAGTTGAGTGTCACATATAAGGTGACTTTCAGTTCAGTATGGGGTCAGTATGAACCTTTGACAGTTCTGTTAGAGTGAACTGCTGCAACTTCATTATGTCATTGGAAGAATTGTGATTACAGCATGACAGTCAGTGTATAGTTTTTTATATCAAGCAAGCAGTTTAATGGCCTGTAGTGTAGTCTGCTCTCAGCCTTGCATCCCTGTAGATACAGGAgaacagagctgctgttttTGAGACAGCAGATTAATCTTACCTCTATCTTTCTGCCCTGTAAGTTGCAAGGACAGTTCTCACAGTAGAAGCCAGGCACAGGGGTAGGTAACTTGGAACAGTCCTTTCAGAATTTGATTGGTAGGTCCTGAGCAACTCAAGATGACTTTGAGCTGCCTCTGATATGTGGGGACCTTCAGAGTTTCTTCAAGCCTCTTTTTGTGTCTTACTGATCCAGGATTAGTCCAGGTAGTCAAGGATTGAACCAGGTAGTCTAGAAGTGAAGTTTGCTAGTTTTCTGTCTCAACTTTTGCATGAGTTGAATTGAGTGGGAAATAAATGCATGAGCATCTGCAAAATACTGTGTTTTGAGGGTGGaaaaaattttatgttttagcAGAGTTGAATAGGTGTGTATGTGACTGCAACTAATGTTAAGAAGCATTGAATGCAGGAGTTCTAAAAATCAATCTCTCTTTACAGGTGCAGGAGTTCTCTGGGGCCAATAAAGAGAAGCTGGAAGAGACCATTAAAAGTCTAGTCTAATCTCCAGCCATGAAGACATTGAAGCATGACTGCTTTGGCTAAATTACAGCCTGCAActtttctacttaaaaaaataaacaagctaGCTAGATTAAATGGTGCAAACTATCTTCTTGGTCCATGTATATGAGTAAAATAAAGTATGAACTCTTCACTTTTGGATATTGCTGTGTGTTTAACAAAAATCTTAAGAATTTCATAATGTCAGATGAGTTTCAGGTTTTGCTGTGTTAAAAGAGTACTGGCTGTATACAAAGACTTCTCAAAGGCAACCTCATCCATTGTTGGCTTGGGATCCATGACAGTTGTTTTAGGAGGAGTCTGCTGCCACTGTACTCAGATGGTAGTCACTAGGCTATAATCTAGTTTACAGATACCAAAAGAGGAGTTGGAGAAAAGAGGGTAGTCACTGGGTGggatatttctttctttcattacatctttttagttaattttttttttaatgtttcaagCTGCATTTTCAACTTCAAAGCTAAGACTTGTCCTTCCAGAGCATAATACCAATCCTACTATGGAAGTGCAATGTAGGACTTGAACTTGCTgtctttttgccttttcaatTTGCCATGCCATTTGTGTATGTACCTTCTGGTTCTATTAGTAAAAAAGTGTGTTTAGTCTGAGTTGGGCTGCTTTGTTCCTAGGCAATAGTCTGGAACAAGACTGAAGAAGTAAAACTTGTAATGTCTTATGGTCAAGAGAATTTTAGTTTTATATACTCTTGTAATTTTCATTTGATTGCATTGTTGCACTCTCAGAAGACACTTTACACTGTGTTGTACAGTAAACTGGACTCTGTGGTTCTCCAATCTTGAATTGGGCTGTCTGGATGAA from Vidua macroura isolate BioBank_ID:100142 chromosome Z, ASM2450914v1, whole genome shotgun sequence includes these protein-coding regions:
- the LOC128821569 gene encoding thioredoxin isoform X1, with protein sequence MGEAAMSFRCERSGRRDEHHSPAGRRTNGEGALTGAAWQAGDSAQAALGSREALAYGRWRVEFEAELKCAGDKLVIVDFSATWCGPCKMIKPFYHSLSEKYSDAIFIEIDVDDAQDVASHCDVKCMPTFQFYKNGNKVQEFSGANKEKLEETIKSLV
- the LOC128821569 gene encoding thioredoxin isoform X2, with amino-acid sequence MVKIVGSLVEFEAELKCAGDKLVIVDFSATWCGPCKMIKPFYHSLSEKYSDAIFIEIDVDDAQDVASHCDVKCMPTFQFYKNGNKVQEFSGANKEKLEETIKSLV